A single genomic interval of Thermococcus celericrescens harbors:
- a CDS encoding MBL fold metallo-hydrolase: protein MIEITFLGSGGGRFITITQFRSTGGFHIRASRNIYVDPGPGALVRSWRYKLDPRKLDVIFVSHRHVDHCNDTEVMIEAMTGGALKKRGVLIASKSVVYGDETHTPAVSKYHLDVLESIHIPEPGSRIAIGDEEMVITPTQHSDSTTIGFRMKSSLGDISYIPDTAYFDGLTDWHDGSRLLIAAVTRPRDMGIPYHLSTDDIVMMLKRMREKPEALVVSHIGMKMHFANPYKEAKYIETVTGVKTYVAKEGFKVMVERDGIAVRTLRPARFV, encoded by the coding sequence TTGATAGAGATAACCTTCCTCGGTAGCGGCGGCGGCAGGTTCATCACCATAACGCAGTTCCGCTCCACCGGCGGCTTCCACATACGCGCCAGCAGGAACATCTACGTTGACCCCGGGCCCGGCGCCCTCGTGCGCTCCTGGCGCTACAAGCTCGACCCTAGAAAGCTCGACGTCATCTTCGTCTCCCACAGGCACGTGGATCACTGCAACGATACCGAGGTCATGATAGAGGCCATGACGGGCGGCGCACTCAAGAAGAGGGGTGTTCTCATAGCATCCAAGAGCGTCGTCTACGGCGACGAGACCCACACCCCGGCCGTCAGCAAGTACCACCTGGACGTGCTCGAGAGCATACACATCCCGGAGCCCGGAAGCAGGATAGCGATAGGCGATGAGGAGATGGTGATAACCCCGACCCAGCACTCGGACTCGACCACCATCGGCTTCCGCATGAAGAGCTCCCTGGGCGACATCTCGTACATCCCCGACACCGCCTACTTCGACGGCCTGACCGACTGGCACGACGGTTCGAGACTGCTCATCGCGGCGGTCACCAGGCCAAGGGACATGGGCATCCCGTACCACCTGAGCACCGACGACATCGTTATGATGCTCAAGAGGATGCGTGAGAAGCCCGAGGCCCTCGTGGTGAGCCACATAGGCATGAAGATGCACTTCGCGAATCCCTACAAGGAGGCCAAGTACATCGAAACCGTCACCGGCGTCAAGACCTACGTGGCCAAGGAGGGCTTCAAGGTCATGGTGGAAAGGGACGGCATAGCTGTGAGAACCCTGAGACCAGCGAGGTTCGTCTGA